Proteins encoded within one genomic window of Novipirellula galeiformis:
- a CDS encoding thiol-disulfide oxidoreductase DCC family protein, whose protein sequence is MPKNTPKLPDPDETPGADVVIYDGHCNFCTAQVSNLRRLDVGGPRLAFLSLHDQRVAERYPDLKHDDLMKQMYVIDSHDRRHGGADAVRYLTRRLPMLWLAAPILHIPGTATLWRWMYNEVAKRRYKLAGKSCENDACEIHFKP, encoded by the coding sequence ATGCCTAAAAACACGCCAAAATTGCCGGACCCGGACGAGACCCCTGGGGCGGACGTCGTCATCTACGACGGGCACTGTAACTTCTGTACAGCGCAAGTGTCGAACCTGCGTCGACTCGACGTGGGGGGACCCCGCTTGGCGTTCCTCTCCCTCCACGATCAACGGGTCGCCGAGCGGTATCCCGATCTGAAGCACGACGATCTGATGAAGCAAATGTACGTGATCGACTCGCACGACCGACGCCACGGGGGTGCCGACGCGGTGCGTTATCTCACCCGGCGGCTACCGATGCTGTGGCTCGCTGCCCCGATCCTTCACATTCCCGGCACGGCAACGCTGTGGCGATGGATGTATAACGAGGTCGCAAAACGACGTTACAAGCTAGCTGGAAAATCGTGCGAGAACGATGCCTGCGAGATTCACTTCAAGCCGTAA
- a CDS encoding DNA alkylation repair protein: MTTPPQKSTGFSLKDQLFNEDRVQYLASCFSAADPSFDASGFVAATMFRLQPLGLKERIVHIASTLENYLAADYKVAAKQMVQALPPPLDPTKRDDDFGDFIFAPLGEYVVRNGLEKRHLALSLRTLKAITQRFSMEDAIRAFLNTHPSATLSTLEKWSTDRNYHVRRLVSEGTRPRLPWSGRLSLDTATAIPLLNTLHTDPTRYVTRSVSNHLNDIAKTHPDLVLDTLKQWRQLAQQDPSELQWMCKHALRTLVKQGHRGALALLGFQPNPKVTVSDFRIHTAEVRPGQTIEFSFEVSGLQNEPLLIDYVIDFVKANGTRSPKVHKLKQLRVRKGETITIKKRHPLRDGATTYTLYPGVHHVTLQINGNPFGTESFQLLQRNF, encoded by the coding sequence ATGACAACGCCACCGCAGAAAAGCACAGGCTTCAGTCTGAAGGATCAACTCTTCAACGAAGATCGCGTTCAGTACCTCGCCTCCTGTTTTTCCGCTGCAGACCCTTCCTTTGACGCGTCGGGCTTTGTCGCAGCAACGATGTTCCGACTCCAACCACTGGGGCTCAAAGAACGAATCGTTCATATCGCTAGCACGCTGGAGAACTACCTTGCCGCGGACTACAAAGTTGCTGCAAAACAAATGGTCCAAGCACTGCCACCCCCGTTGGATCCGACGAAGCGTGACGATGACTTTGGCGACTTCATTTTCGCTCCTCTGGGAGAATATGTCGTTCGCAATGGACTCGAAAAACGCCACCTCGCGTTATCGCTGAGGACGCTCAAGGCGATCACCCAGCGTTTCTCGATGGAGGATGCGATTCGTGCCTTTCTGAACACCCATCCCAGCGCGACGCTAAGCACTCTCGAAAAATGGTCCACCGATCGAAACTATCATGTTCGACGCCTAGTTAGCGAAGGAACACGCCCGCGTTTGCCTTGGTCGGGTCGCTTGTCGCTCGACACCGCAACGGCGATTCCGCTATTGAACACACTGCACACGGACCCCACCCGCTATGTCACTCGCTCGGTTTCCAATCACCTCAACGACATTGCCAAGACGCACCCCGATCTCGTCCTCGACACGCTGAAACAATGGCGTCAGCTTGCCCAGCAAGACCCATCCGAGCTGCAGTGGATGTGCAAGCACGCGTTGCGAACGCTTGTCAAACAAGGCCACCGTGGTGCCCTCGCGTTACTCGGTTTCCAACCCAATCCCAAGGTCACGGTTTCCGACTTTCGGATCCACACGGCCGAAGTTCGCCCCGGTCAAACCATTGAATTTTCTTTTGAAGTTTCAGGGCTGCAAAACGAACCGCTCCTGATTGACTATGTGATCGATTTCGTGAAAGCCAATGGCACACGATCGCCCAAAGTTCACAAACTCAAACAGCTGCGTGTTCGGAAGGGGGAAACGATTACAATCAAGAAGCGTCACCCTCTGCGAGATGGCGCCACCACTTACACCCTTTATCCGGGCGTGCACCACGTCACATTGCAGATCAACGGAAACCCCTTCGGCACTGAGTCGTTCCAATTGCTGCAGCGTAACTTTTAG
- a CDS encoding phosphoribosylformylglycinamidine synthase subunit PurQ translates to MPQPRVLVLRAPGTNCDEETAFAFEQAGAIAERVHVNRLIENPALKDRYQVLCLPGGFSYGDDIAAGRILATKLRQHLSDLVDTFVHGNGDRLVLGICNGMQVLMRLGVLTEGLPSPVDAPATLSWNDHGRFEDRWVHLAVDKTPCVFLKGIERMYLPMAHAEGKFVAASAEVLETMQGEGRLALRYADGEQGAIDNNVLPFPLNPNGADANIAGVCDATGRVFGLMPHPERHIEATQHPFWTRRSEQPEFGDGMAMFKNAVDWFA, encoded by the coding sequence ATGCCTCAACCTCGTGTTTTGGTCCTCCGCGCTCCCGGCACCAACTGTGATGAAGAAACCGCGTTTGCGTTTGAGCAGGCCGGTGCCATCGCCGAACGCGTGCATGTCAACCGCTTGATCGAGAATCCTGCGTTGAAGGATCGGTACCAGGTGTTGTGTTTGCCGGGGGGGTTCAGTTACGGCGACGATATTGCCGCCGGCCGAATTTTAGCGACGAAGCTGCGTCAGCATTTATCGGATCTCGTTGACACCTTTGTGCATGGCAATGGGGATCGTTTGGTGCTGGGGATTTGCAATGGCATGCAAGTCTTGATGCGTTTAGGCGTTTTGACCGAGGGGCTGCCGTCGCCCGTCGACGCCCCGGCAACGCTGAGCTGGAACGACCACGGCCGCTTTGAAGATCGCTGGGTCCATTTGGCTGTCGATAAAACCCCCTGCGTTTTCTTGAAAGGGATCGAGCGAATGTACTTGCCAATGGCACATGCCGAGGGCAAGTTTGTCGCCGCCAGCGCGGAGGTCTTGGAAACGATGCAAGGAGAGGGACGATTGGCGCTCCGTTATGCCGATGGTGAGCAGGGAGCGATCGATAACAACGTGCTGCCGTTTCCCCTGAATCCAAACGGAGCGGATGCCAACATTGCGGGCGTTTGCGATGCGACGGGGCGTGTGTTTGGTTTAATGCCGCATCCCGAACGGCATATCGAAGCGACTCAGCATCCGTTTTGGACGCGTCGTAGCGAGCAGCCTGAGTTTGGTGACGGAATGGCGATGTTTAAAAACGCCGTCGATTGGTTTGCGTAA